A genomic window from Balaenoptera acutorostrata chromosome 20, mBalAcu1.1, whole genome shotgun sequence includes:
- the CTC1 gene encoding CST complex subunit CTC1 isoform X1 produces MAACRAEVPGSEQAWLEAAQAFIEEILCPPGEEPDVQLTQLVIDCVKTIWLSQGRNQGLMLPLSYSFVSVKDLRTHQRLPCCSHLSWSSTAYQAWAKEAGPCGVPLPRERLLLLGTLTDLSGDLEQECRNGSLYIRDNTGTLGCELIDLDLSWLGHLFLFPSWSYLPPAMKSSGEGHLELWGAPVPVFPLTISPGPLTPIPVLYPEMASRLLRHRSKHRNVQPNLAGELVRLSALVKSRKKSYFILSLGGSSPVGSHVSVIVQVPAQLVWHRALWPHKAYVLTELRVSKLPGHRCRIWMTSPSSQLLPLKPECVRELELELEGAPLETSPQPLPIPGSPQGKKDPGPDGLVRDSRLLSYTGTVTGTLNQPAGLYELDGQLGLCLAYQQFCDLRRVVRPGVRLELQDVHLLQSVGGGTRRPVLAPCLRGAVLLQGFSPLMPETQSSHRAPGASLYEQLVWEHQLGLPLYLWATKALEELACKLCPHVLRHHQFLQHSSPGNPSLGLQILAPTLEVLVPPGCPGRNTHNEILDEPHRCPLQKYARLQTPCSFPTLAALKEEGKCRAWASFDPKTLLPLPEASHLPSCQLNQRLAWSWLCLLPSAFHPAPVLLGVLVPSSRKGCLRLQDQSGSLRCLLLAKPSQPLTDPGLIGCLVRAERFQLVVERNVRSSFPSWKELSMTGFIQKKQARVYVQIFLADALILSVPRPVLHSATSSTPPQTEPSLPEGPHIGQSRLFLLSHKEALMKRNFCVPPGASSEVPKPTLSFLVLGSWLGGTQKKEGTGWGPPEPREDENSDQKVLLIFLSSSVRWFEFLHPGQVYRLVVPGPPTPMLFKEGGSSCVSQRPPELAGCASCLTVQDEWTLELASSQDIPEVLGISRALPESSLTDLLSDNFTDSLVSFSAEILSHLWIKPGSSGATRRCVKLTVALETADCEFPPHLDIYIEDPHLPPPQGLLPGARVYFNQLEKKVSRSHNVYCCFRSSTCVQVLSFPPDTTISAPLPHIYLAELLQGDKAPFRATASCHVVSVFSLQLLWVCAHCTSICPQGRCTRQSPACPTQTSISQASIRLLVEDGTAEAVVTCRNHQVAAALGLCPSEWTSLLEFVRGPGRVALQFTGPGAQPESSAKTDEPLTLFLWTLCTSFSVLRPIVLSFELEKKPSKIIPLEPPRLQRFQCGELPFLTRVNPRIRLSCLSIQEPEHPSALGALASSC; encoded by the exons ATGGCTGCCTGCCGGGCTGAGGTTCCTGGCTCC GAGCAAGCCTGGCTTGAGGCTGCCCAGGCCTTCATCGAAGAGATCCTGTGTCCACCTGGCGAGGAGCCTGATGTCCAGTTGACTCAGCTGGTAATTGACTGTGTGAAGACTATCTGGTTGTCCCAGGGAAGGAACCAGGGTTTAATGCTGCCCCTCAGCTACAG CTTCGTCTCAGTAAAGGACCTCAGGACCCACCAACGTCTTCCGTGCTGCAGCCACTTGTCCTGGAGCAGTACTGCGTACCAGGCTTGGGCCAAAGAGGCTGGGCCATGTGGGGTACCCCTGCCCCGGGAACGGCTGTTACTTTTAGGGACACTAACAGACCTATCAGGGGACTTGGAACAAGAGTGCAGGAATGGAAGCCTCTATATAAGAGATAACACTGGTACCCTGGGCTGTGAG CTCATAGATCTGGACCTTTCTTGGTTGGGCCATCTCTTTCTGTTCCCCAGCTGGAGTTACCTCCCTCCTGCGATGAAGTCCTCAGGAGAAGGGCACTTGGAGCTCTGGGGTGCCCCTGTGCCAGTGTTTCCCTTGACCATCAGTCCTggccccctcacccccatccctgtTCTCTACCCAGAGATGGCTTCCCGCCTGCTCAGGCACAG AAGCAAGCACAGAAATGTGCAGCCAAACCTTGCTGGGGAGCTGGTTCGATTGAGCGCTCTGGTGAAAAGTCGAAAGAAATCATACTTCATCCTGTCTCTTGGTGGATCATCCCCAGTTGGCAGCCATGTGTCTGTCATTGTGCAG GTCCCTGCCCAGCTGGTGTGGCACCGAGCCCTTTGGCCTCATAAGGCCTATGTGCTGACGGAGCTGCGAGTGTCCAAGCTCCCTGGTCACCGTTGCCGGATTTGGATGACCAGTCCCTCCTCCCAGCTTCTGCCACTGAAACCAGAATGTGTGCGAGAGCTGGAactggagctggaaggagcccccTTGGAGACCAGCCCCCAGCCACTCCCCATACCCGGCAGTCCCCAAGGCAAGAAGGATCCAGGTCCAGACGGTCTCGTCCGGGACTCCAGGCTCTTATCATATACG GGAACGGTCACTGGCACGCTGAATCAGCCTGCGGGCCTCTACGAGCTGGACGGGCAGCTGGGGCTCTGCCTCGCCTACCAGCAGTTCTGTGACCTCAGGCGGGTAGTGCGACCAGGAGTCCGTCTGGAG CTCCAGGATGTTCACCTCCTGCAGTCAGTGGGTGGGGGGACGAGAAGGCCCGTGTTAGCCCCCTGCCTCCGTGGCGCCGTTCTACTTCAGGGCTTCTCTCCTCTGATGCCTGAGACTCAGTCTTCCCACCGAGCCCCCGGGGCCTCCCTGTATGAGCAGCTGGTGTGGGAACATCAGTTAGGACTTCCCCTCTACCTGTGGGCCACCAAGGCCCTGGAGGAGCTGGCCTGCAA GCTGTGTCCCCATGTGCTGAGACACCACCAGTTCCTGCAGCATTCCTCGCCCGGGAACCCCAGCCTGGGACTACAGATCCTGGCCCCTACCTTGGAGGTTCTCGTTCCGCCTGGCTGCCCCGGTCGGAACACACACAACGAGATCCTTGACGAGCCGCATCGCTGTCCACTGCAGAAG TACGCTCGACTGCAGACCCCCTGCTCTTTCCCTACACTGGCCGCcctgaaagaggaagggaagtgCAGGGCCTGGGCCTCCTTTGACCCTAAGACCCTTCTGCCTCTCCCAGAGGCTTCTCACCTGCCCAGTTGCCAACTCAATCAGCGCCTGGcctggtcctggctctgcctgctGCCCTCTGCCTTCCACCCGGCCCCG GTTCTACTTGGGGTTCTGGTGCCTTCATCTCGTAAAGGTTGCCTGCGACTTCAGGACCAAAGTGGTTCCCTCCGCTGCCTACTCCTGGCCAAGCCCTCGCAGCCCCTCACTGACCCTGGGCTCATAG GCTGCCTGGTGCGGGCAGAGAGGTTCCAGTTGGTCGTAGAAAGGAATGTCAGAAGCAGCTTCCCTTCGTGGAAGGAGCTGAGCATGACAGGCTTCATCCAGAAGAAGCAGGCCAG AGTCTATGTCCAGATTTTTCTGGCTGATGCCCTGATCCTGTCTGTGCCCAGACCCGTCCTTCACTCGGCCACCTCCTCAACACCTCCTCAGACAGAGCCCTCCCTCCCAGAGGGTCCCCACATAGGACAGAGCCGGCTGTTCTTGCTGTCCCACAAGGAGGCTCTGATGAAGAGGAACTTCTGTGTCCCCCCAGGAGCCAGTTCGGAGGTGCCCAAGCCCaccctcagtttccttgtgtTAGGGAGCTGGCTTGGGGGCACCCAGAAGAAGGAGGGAACTGGATGGGGCCCACCCGAGCCCAGGGAAGATGAAAACTCAGATCAGAAG GTTCTCCTCATCTTCCTCAGCTCCTCGGTCCGCTGGTTTGAGTTCTTGCACCCAGGGCAAGTGTACCGACTCGTGGTCCCTGGCCCTCCC ACACCAATGCTGTTCAAGGAGGGTGGTTCATCCTGCGTATCGCAGCGTCCTCCGGAGCTGGCTGGCTGTGCGTCCTGCCTCACTGTCCAGGATGAGTGGACCCTGGAACTTGCGAGCTCCCAGGACATCCCAGAGGTGCTGGGTATCAGCAGGGCACTGCCTGAATCCTCGCTGACTGACCTGCTCAGTGACAA TTTCACAGATTCCTTGGTGTCTTTCTCAGCTGAGATTTTGTCACATCTCTGGATAAAGCCTG GGAGCTCTGGGGCCACGAGACGGTGTGTGAAGCTCACCGTAGCTCTGGAGACGGCCGACTGCGAATTCCCCCCTCACTTGGACATATATATCGAAGACCCACACTTGCCTCCCCCACAGGGACTTCTTCCAGGAGCCCGAGTCTACTTTAACCAGCTAGAGAAAAAGGTTTCCAG ATCCCACAATGTTTACTGTTGTTTCCGGTCGTCTACCTGTGTGCAGGTCCTGAGTTTTCCCCCGGATACCACAATCAG TGCCCCCCTGCCCCACATCTACCTAGCTGAACTTCTGCAAGGTGACAAGGCCCCATTCCGGGCCACTGCTTCTTGCCATGTCGTTTCGGTCTTCAGCCTTCAGCTCCTCTGGGTGTGTGCTCACTGTACCAGCATCTGCCCGCAG GGAAGGTGTACtcgtcagagccctgcttgcccCACTCAGACGTCTATAAGCCAGGCCAGCATCAG gctcCTGGTGGAGGATGGGACTGCCGAAGCTGTGGTGACCTGCAGAAATCATCAAGTGGCAGCAGCACTAGGACTGTGTCCTAGTGAGTGGACCTCCCTCCTCGAGTTCGTTCGAGGGCCGGGGAGAGTGGCCTTGCAATTCACAGGGCCTGGAGCCCAACCTGAG TCCTCAGCCAAGACTGATGAGCCCTTGACCCTCTTCCTCTGGACACTGTGTACCAGTTTCTCTGTCCTCCGCCCTATTGTGCTTTCTTTTGAGCTTGAGAAGAAACCCTCCAAGATCATCCCATTAG AACCTCCTCGACTACAGCGGTTCCAGTGTGGGGAGTTGCCGTTCCTGACTCGTGTGAATCCCAGGATCCGGCTGTCATGCCTCTCTATCCAGGAGCCTGAGCACCCCAGTGCCCTGGGGGCCTTAGCTTCCTCCTGCTAA
- the CTC1 gene encoding CST complex subunit CTC1 isoform X3, which translates to MAACRAEVPGSEQAWLEAAQAFIEEILCPPGEEPDVQLTQLVIDCVKTIWLSQGRNQGLMLPLSYSFVSVKDLRTHQRLPCCSHLSWSSTAYQAWAKEAGPCGVPLPRERLLLLGTLTDLSGDLEQECRNGSLYIRDNTGTLGCELIDLDLSWLGHLFLFPSWSYLPPAMKSSGEGHLELWGAPVPVFPLTISPGPLTPIPVLYPEMASRLLRHRSKHRNVQPNLAGELVRLSALVKSRKKSYFILSLGGSSPVGSHVSVIVQVPAQLVWHRALWPHKAYVLTELRVSKLPGHRCRIWMTSPSSQLLPLKPECVRELELELEGAPLETSPQPLPIPGSPQGKKDPGPDGLVRDSRLLSYTGTVTGTLNQPAGLYELDGQLGLCLAYQQFCDLRRVVRPGVRLELQDVHLLQSVGGGTRRPVLAPCLRGAVLLQGFSPLMPETQSSHRAPGASLYEQLVWEHQLGLPLYLWATKALEELACKLCPHVLRHHQFLQHSSPGNPSLGLQILAPTLEVLVPPGCPGRNTHNEILDEPHRCPLQKYARLQTPCSFPTLAALKEEGKCRAWASFDPKTLLPLPEASHLPSCQLNQRLAWSWLCLLPSAFHPAPVLLGVLVPSSRKGCLRLQDQSGSLRCLLLAKPSQPLTDPGLIGCLVRAERFQLVVERNVRSSFPSWKELSMTGFIQKKQARVYVQIFLADALILSVPRPVLHSATSSTPPQTEPSLPEGPHIGQSRLFLLSHKEALMKRNFCVPPGASSEVPKPTLSFLVLGSWLGGTQKKEGTGWGPPEPREDENSDQKVLLIFLSSSVRWFEFLHPGQVYRLVVPGPPTPMLFKEGGSSCVSQRPPELAGCASCLTVQDEWTLELASSQDIPEVLGISRALPESSLTDLLSDNFTDSLVSFSAEILSHLWIKPGSSGATRRCVKLTVALETADCEFPPHLDIYIEDPHLPPPQGLLPGARVYFNQLEKKVSRSHNVYCCFRSSTCVQVLSFPPDTTIRYERGQAELGAGCQRDVMRSRGFSQPLSSSQGRCTRQSPACPTQTSISQASIRLLVEDGTAEAVVTCRNHQVAAALGLCPSEWTSLLEFVRGPGRVALQFTGPGAQPESSAKTDEPLTLFLWTLCTSFSVLRPIVLSFELEKKPSKIIPLEPPRLQRFQCGELPFLTRVNPRIRLSCLSIQEPEHPSALGALASSC; encoded by the exons ATGGCTGCCTGCCGGGCTGAGGTTCCTGGCTCC GAGCAAGCCTGGCTTGAGGCTGCCCAGGCCTTCATCGAAGAGATCCTGTGTCCACCTGGCGAGGAGCCTGATGTCCAGTTGACTCAGCTGGTAATTGACTGTGTGAAGACTATCTGGTTGTCCCAGGGAAGGAACCAGGGTTTAATGCTGCCCCTCAGCTACAG CTTCGTCTCAGTAAAGGACCTCAGGACCCACCAACGTCTTCCGTGCTGCAGCCACTTGTCCTGGAGCAGTACTGCGTACCAGGCTTGGGCCAAAGAGGCTGGGCCATGTGGGGTACCCCTGCCCCGGGAACGGCTGTTACTTTTAGGGACACTAACAGACCTATCAGGGGACTTGGAACAAGAGTGCAGGAATGGAAGCCTCTATATAAGAGATAACACTGGTACCCTGGGCTGTGAG CTCATAGATCTGGACCTTTCTTGGTTGGGCCATCTCTTTCTGTTCCCCAGCTGGAGTTACCTCCCTCCTGCGATGAAGTCCTCAGGAGAAGGGCACTTGGAGCTCTGGGGTGCCCCTGTGCCAGTGTTTCCCTTGACCATCAGTCCTggccccctcacccccatccctgtTCTCTACCCAGAGATGGCTTCCCGCCTGCTCAGGCACAG AAGCAAGCACAGAAATGTGCAGCCAAACCTTGCTGGGGAGCTGGTTCGATTGAGCGCTCTGGTGAAAAGTCGAAAGAAATCATACTTCATCCTGTCTCTTGGTGGATCATCCCCAGTTGGCAGCCATGTGTCTGTCATTGTGCAG GTCCCTGCCCAGCTGGTGTGGCACCGAGCCCTTTGGCCTCATAAGGCCTATGTGCTGACGGAGCTGCGAGTGTCCAAGCTCCCTGGTCACCGTTGCCGGATTTGGATGACCAGTCCCTCCTCCCAGCTTCTGCCACTGAAACCAGAATGTGTGCGAGAGCTGGAactggagctggaaggagcccccTTGGAGACCAGCCCCCAGCCACTCCCCATACCCGGCAGTCCCCAAGGCAAGAAGGATCCAGGTCCAGACGGTCTCGTCCGGGACTCCAGGCTCTTATCATATACG GGAACGGTCACTGGCACGCTGAATCAGCCTGCGGGCCTCTACGAGCTGGACGGGCAGCTGGGGCTCTGCCTCGCCTACCAGCAGTTCTGTGACCTCAGGCGGGTAGTGCGACCAGGAGTCCGTCTGGAG CTCCAGGATGTTCACCTCCTGCAGTCAGTGGGTGGGGGGACGAGAAGGCCCGTGTTAGCCCCCTGCCTCCGTGGCGCCGTTCTACTTCAGGGCTTCTCTCCTCTGATGCCTGAGACTCAGTCTTCCCACCGAGCCCCCGGGGCCTCCCTGTATGAGCAGCTGGTGTGGGAACATCAGTTAGGACTTCCCCTCTACCTGTGGGCCACCAAGGCCCTGGAGGAGCTGGCCTGCAA GCTGTGTCCCCATGTGCTGAGACACCACCAGTTCCTGCAGCATTCCTCGCCCGGGAACCCCAGCCTGGGACTACAGATCCTGGCCCCTACCTTGGAGGTTCTCGTTCCGCCTGGCTGCCCCGGTCGGAACACACACAACGAGATCCTTGACGAGCCGCATCGCTGTCCACTGCAGAAG TACGCTCGACTGCAGACCCCCTGCTCTTTCCCTACACTGGCCGCcctgaaagaggaagggaagtgCAGGGCCTGGGCCTCCTTTGACCCTAAGACCCTTCTGCCTCTCCCAGAGGCTTCTCACCTGCCCAGTTGCCAACTCAATCAGCGCCTGGcctggtcctggctctgcctgctGCCCTCTGCCTTCCACCCGGCCCCG GTTCTACTTGGGGTTCTGGTGCCTTCATCTCGTAAAGGTTGCCTGCGACTTCAGGACCAAAGTGGTTCCCTCCGCTGCCTACTCCTGGCCAAGCCCTCGCAGCCCCTCACTGACCCTGGGCTCATAG GCTGCCTGGTGCGGGCAGAGAGGTTCCAGTTGGTCGTAGAAAGGAATGTCAGAAGCAGCTTCCCTTCGTGGAAGGAGCTGAGCATGACAGGCTTCATCCAGAAGAAGCAGGCCAG AGTCTATGTCCAGATTTTTCTGGCTGATGCCCTGATCCTGTCTGTGCCCAGACCCGTCCTTCACTCGGCCACCTCCTCAACACCTCCTCAGACAGAGCCCTCCCTCCCAGAGGGTCCCCACATAGGACAGAGCCGGCTGTTCTTGCTGTCCCACAAGGAGGCTCTGATGAAGAGGAACTTCTGTGTCCCCCCAGGAGCCAGTTCGGAGGTGCCCAAGCCCaccctcagtttccttgtgtTAGGGAGCTGGCTTGGGGGCACCCAGAAGAAGGAGGGAACTGGATGGGGCCCACCCGAGCCCAGGGAAGATGAAAACTCAGATCAGAAG GTTCTCCTCATCTTCCTCAGCTCCTCGGTCCGCTGGTTTGAGTTCTTGCACCCAGGGCAAGTGTACCGACTCGTGGTCCCTGGCCCTCCC ACACCAATGCTGTTCAAGGAGGGTGGTTCATCCTGCGTATCGCAGCGTCCTCCGGAGCTGGCTGGCTGTGCGTCCTGCCTCACTGTCCAGGATGAGTGGACCCTGGAACTTGCGAGCTCCCAGGACATCCCAGAGGTGCTGGGTATCAGCAGGGCACTGCCTGAATCCTCGCTGACTGACCTGCTCAGTGACAA TTTCACAGATTCCTTGGTGTCTTTCTCAGCTGAGATTTTGTCACATCTCTGGATAAAGCCTG GGAGCTCTGGGGCCACGAGACGGTGTGTGAAGCTCACCGTAGCTCTGGAGACGGCCGACTGCGAATTCCCCCCTCACTTGGACATATATATCGAAGACCCACACTTGCCTCCCCCACAGGGACTTCTTCCAGGAGCCCGAGTCTACTTTAACCAGCTAGAGAAAAAGGTTTCCAG ATCCCACAATGTTTACTGTTGTTTCCGGTCGTCTACCTGTGTGCAGGTCCTGAGTTTTCCCCCGGATACCACAATCAG GTATGAGAGGGGACAGGCCGAGCTGGGTGCAGGGTGCCAGAGGGATGTGATGCGATCCAGGGGATTTTCCCAACCACTTTCTTCATCCCAGGGAAGGTGTACtcgtcagagccctgcttgcccCACTCAGACGTCTATAAGCCAGGCCAGCATCAG gctcCTGGTGGAGGATGGGACTGCCGAAGCTGTGGTGACCTGCAGAAATCATCAAGTGGCAGCAGCACTAGGACTGTGTCCTAGTGAGTGGACCTCCCTCCTCGAGTTCGTTCGAGGGCCGGGGAGAGTGGCCTTGCAATTCACAGGGCCTGGAGCCCAACCTGAG TCCTCAGCCAAGACTGATGAGCCCTTGACCCTCTTCCTCTGGACACTGTGTACCAGTTTCTCTGTCCTCCGCCCTATTGTGCTTTCTTTTGAGCTTGAGAAGAAACCCTCCAAGATCATCCCATTAG AACCTCCTCGACTACAGCGGTTCCAGTGTGGGGAGTTGCCGTTCCTGACTCGTGTGAATCCCAGGATCCGGCTGTCATGCCTCTCTATCCAGGAGCCTGAGCACCCCAGTGCCCTGGGGGCCTTAGCTTCCTCCTGCTAA
- the CTC1 gene encoding CST complex subunit CTC1 isoform X2, translated as MAACRAEVPGSEQAWLEAAQAFIEEILCPPGEEPDVQLTQLVIDCVKTIWLSQGRNQGLMLPLSYSFVSVKDLRTHQRLPCCSHLSWSSTAYQAWAKEAGPCGVPLPRERLLLLGTLTDLSGDLEQECRNGSLYIRDNTGTLGCELIDLDLSWLGHLFLFPSWSYLPPAMKSSGEGHLELWGAPVPVFPLTISPGPLTPIPVLYPEMASRLLRHSKHRNVQPNLAGELVRLSALVKSRKKSYFILSLGGSSPVGSHVSVIVQVPAQLVWHRALWPHKAYVLTELRVSKLPGHRCRIWMTSPSSQLLPLKPECVRELELELEGAPLETSPQPLPIPGSPQGKKDPGPDGLVRDSRLLSYTGTVTGTLNQPAGLYELDGQLGLCLAYQQFCDLRRVVRPGVRLELQDVHLLQSVGGGTRRPVLAPCLRGAVLLQGFSPLMPETQSSHRAPGASLYEQLVWEHQLGLPLYLWATKALEELACKLCPHVLRHHQFLQHSSPGNPSLGLQILAPTLEVLVPPGCPGRNTHNEILDEPHRCPLQKYARLQTPCSFPTLAALKEEGKCRAWASFDPKTLLPLPEASHLPSCQLNQRLAWSWLCLLPSAFHPAPVLLGVLVPSSRKGCLRLQDQSGSLRCLLLAKPSQPLTDPGLIGCLVRAERFQLVVERNVRSSFPSWKELSMTGFIQKKQARVYVQIFLADALILSVPRPVLHSATSSTPPQTEPSLPEGPHIGQSRLFLLSHKEALMKRNFCVPPGASSEVPKPTLSFLVLGSWLGGTQKKEGTGWGPPEPREDENSDQKVLLIFLSSSVRWFEFLHPGQVYRLVVPGPPTPMLFKEGGSSCVSQRPPELAGCASCLTVQDEWTLELASSQDIPEVLGISRALPESSLTDLLSDNFTDSLVSFSAEILSHLWIKPGSSGATRRCVKLTVALETADCEFPPHLDIYIEDPHLPPPQGLLPGARVYFNQLEKKVSRSHNVYCCFRSSTCVQVLSFPPDTTISAPLPHIYLAELLQGDKAPFRATASCHVVSVFSLQLLWVCAHCTSICPQGRCTRQSPACPTQTSISQASIRLLVEDGTAEAVVTCRNHQVAAALGLCPSEWTSLLEFVRGPGRVALQFTGPGAQPESSAKTDEPLTLFLWTLCTSFSVLRPIVLSFELEKKPSKIIPLEPPRLQRFQCGELPFLTRVNPRIRLSCLSIQEPEHPSALGALASSC; from the exons ATGGCTGCCTGCCGGGCTGAGGTTCCTGGCTCC GAGCAAGCCTGGCTTGAGGCTGCCCAGGCCTTCATCGAAGAGATCCTGTGTCCACCTGGCGAGGAGCCTGATGTCCAGTTGACTCAGCTGGTAATTGACTGTGTGAAGACTATCTGGTTGTCCCAGGGAAGGAACCAGGGTTTAATGCTGCCCCTCAGCTACAG CTTCGTCTCAGTAAAGGACCTCAGGACCCACCAACGTCTTCCGTGCTGCAGCCACTTGTCCTGGAGCAGTACTGCGTACCAGGCTTGGGCCAAAGAGGCTGGGCCATGTGGGGTACCCCTGCCCCGGGAACGGCTGTTACTTTTAGGGACACTAACAGACCTATCAGGGGACTTGGAACAAGAGTGCAGGAATGGAAGCCTCTATATAAGAGATAACACTGGTACCCTGGGCTGTGAG CTCATAGATCTGGACCTTTCTTGGTTGGGCCATCTCTTTCTGTTCCCCAGCTGGAGTTACCTCCCTCCTGCGATGAAGTCCTCAGGAGAAGGGCACTTGGAGCTCTGGGGTGCCCCTGTGCCAGTGTTTCCCTTGACCATCAGTCCTggccccctcacccccatccctgtTCTCTACCCAGAGATGGCTTCCCGCCTGCTCAGGCACAG CAAGCACAGAAATGTGCAGCCAAACCTTGCTGGGGAGCTGGTTCGATTGAGCGCTCTGGTGAAAAGTCGAAAGAAATCATACTTCATCCTGTCTCTTGGTGGATCATCCCCAGTTGGCAGCCATGTGTCTGTCATTGTGCAG GTCCCTGCCCAGCTGGTGTGGCACCGAGCCCTTTGGCCTCATAAGGCCTATGTGCTGACGGAGCTGCGAGTGTCCAAGCTCCCTGGTCACCGTTGCCGGATTTGGATGACCAGTCCCTCCTCCCAGCTTCTGCCACTGAAACCAGAATGTGTGCGAGAGCTGGAactggagctggaaggagcccccTTGGAGACCAGCCCCCAGCCACTCCCCATACCCGGCAGTCCCCAAGGCAAGAAGGATCCAGGTCCAGACGGTCTCGTCCGGGACTCCAGGCTCTTATCATATACG GGAACGGTCACTGGCACGCTGAATCAGCCTGCGGGCCTCTACGAGCTGGACGGGCAGCTGGGGCTCTGCCTCGCCTACCAGCAGTTCTGTGACCTCAGGCGGGTAGTGCGACCAGGAGTCCGTCTGGAG CTCCAGGATGTTCACCTCCTGCAGTCAGTGGGTGGGGGGACGAGAAGGCCCGTGTTAGCCCCCTGCCTCCGTGGCGCCGTTCTACTTCAGGGCTTCTCTCCTCTGATGCCTGAGACTCAGTCTTCCCACCGAGCCCCCGGGGCCTCCCTGTATGAGCAGCTGGTGTGGGAACATCAGTTAGGACTTCCCCTCTACCTGTGGGCCACCAAGGCCCTGGAGGAGCTGGCCTGCAA GCTGTGTCCCCATGTGCTGAGACACCACCAGTTCCTGCAGCATTCCTCGCCCGGGAACCCCAGCCTGGGACTACAGATCCTGGCCCCTACCTTGGAGGTTCTCGTTCCGCCTGGCTGCCCCGGTCGGAACACACACAACGAGATCCTTGACGAGCCGCATCGCTGTCCACTGCAGAAG TACGCTCGACTGCAGACCCCCTGCTCTTTCCCTACACTGGCCGCcctgaaagaggaagggaagtgCAGGGCCTGGGCCTCCTTTGACCCTAAGACCCTTCTGCCTCTCCCAGAGGCTTCTCACCTGCCCAGTTGCCAACTCAATCAGCGCCTGGcctggtcctggctctgcctgctGCCCTCTGCCTTCCACCCGGCCCCG GTTCTACTTGGGGTTCTGGTGCCTTCATCTCGTAAAGGTTGCCTGCGACTTCAGGACCAAAGTGGTTCCCTCCGCTGCCTACTCCTGGCCAAGCCCTCGCAGCCCCTCACTGACCCTGGGCTCATAG GCTGCCTGGTGCGGGCAGAGAGGTTCCAGTTGGTCGTAGAAAGGAATGTCAGAAGCAGCTTCCCTTCGTGGAAGGAGCTGAGCATGACAGGCTTCATCCAGAAGAAGCAGGCCAG AGTCTATGTCCAGATTTTTCTGGCTGATGCCCTGATCCTGTCTGTGCCCAGACCCGTCCTTCACTCGGCCACCTCCTCAACACCTCCTCAGACAGAGCCCTCCCTCCCAGAGGGTCCCCACATAGGACAGAGCCGGCTGTTCTTGCTGTCCCACAAGGAGGCTCTGATGAAGAGGAACTTCTGTGTCCCCCCAGGAGCCAGTTCGGAGGTGCCCAAGCCCaccctcagtttccttgtgtTAGGGAGCTGGCTTGGGGGCACCCAGAAGAAGGAGGGAACTGGATGGGGCCCACCCGAGCCCAGGGAAGATGAAAACTCAGATCAGAAG GTTCTCCTCATCTTCCTCAGCTCCTCGGTCCGCTGGTTTGAGTTCTTGCACCCAGGGCAAGTGTACCGACTCGTGGTCCCTGGCCCTCCC ACACCAATGCTGTTCAAGGAGGGTGGTTCATCCTGCGTATCGCAGCGTCCTCCGGAGCTGGCTGGCTGTGCGTCCTGCCTCACTGTCCAGGATGAGTGGACCCTGGAACTTGCGAGCTCCCAGGACATCCCAGAGGTGCTGGGTATCAGCAGGGCACTGCCTGAATCCTCGCTGACTGACCTGCTCAGTGACAA TTTCACAGATTCCTTGGTGTCTTTCTCAGCTGAGATTTTGTCACATCTCTGGATAAAGCCTG GGAGCTCTGGGGCCACGAGACGGTGTGTGAAGCTCACCGTAGCTCTGGAGACGGCCGACTGCGAATTCCCCCCTCACTTGGACATATATATCGAAGACCCACACTTGCCTCCCCCACAGGGACTTCTTCCAGGAGCCCGAGTCTACTTTAACCAGCTAGAGAAAAAGGTTTCCAG ATCCCACAATGTTTACTGTTGTTTCCGGTCGTCTACCTGTGTGCAGGTCCTGAGTTTTCCCCCGGATACCACAATCAG TGCCCCCCTGCCCCACATCTACCTAGCTGAACTTCTGCAAGGTGACAAGGCCCCATTCCGGGCCACTGCTTCTTGCCATGTCGTTTCGGTCTTCAGCCTTCAGCTCCTCTGGGTGTGTGCTCACTGTACCAGCATCTGCCCGCAG GGAAGGTGTACtcgtcagagccctgcttgcccCACTCAGACGTCTATAAGCCAGGCCAGCATCAG gctcCTGGTGGAGGATGGGACTGCCGAAGCTGTGGTGACCTGCAGAAATCATCAAGTGGCAGCAGCACTAGGACTGTGTCCTAGTGAGTGGACCTCCCTCCTCGAGTTCGTTCGAGGGCCGGGGAGAGTGGCCTTGCAATTCACAGGGCCTGGAGCCCAACCTGAG TCCTCAGCCAAGACTGATGAGCCCTTGACCCTCTTCCTCTGGACACTGTGTACCAGTTTCTCTGTCCTCCGCCCTATTGTGCTTTCTTTTGAGCTTGAGAAGAAACCCTCCAAGATCATCCCATTAG AACCTCCTCGACTACAGCGGTTCCAGTGTGGGGAGTTGCCGTTCCTGACTCGTGTGAATCCCAGGATCCGGCTGTCATGCCTCTCTATCCAGGAGCCTGAGCACCCCAGTGCCCTGGGGGCCTTAGCTTCCTCCTGCTAA